ATCTCATGCCTCGAAGCGGCTGCACACCGTGCAGTCGAATGTCAGCGCTCACATCAAGGCGTTGGAAGACGAACTCGGCGTCGAGTTGTTTCGGCGACATGCTCGGGGCGTGACCCTGACCAACGCCGGGGAGGCATTCCTGCCGTACGCGGAGCGGATCAGGGCGCTGTTGCGAGAAGCCGCGCAGGTGGTCGGCGATGAGGCCGAGCCCACCGGGACACTGGCGATCGGGTCCATGGAAACCACGGCTGGTCTACGGCTACCCGGCATCCTGGCGGCATATGCCGCGGCGTGTCCGCGGGTGGACTTCACACTCAGCACCGGCACCACCGCCGAGCTGACCGACATGGTGATCGATCATCGGCTCGACGGTGGATTCGTCTGTGGTCCCGTCGAACATGGATCTCTCACAACGGATTTAGCGTTCGTAGAAGAGCTGGCCCTGGTCACAGCTCAGCGACATACGGACATCCGAGACGTTCTCGGCACCCTTGGGCGGATGCTTGTCTTTCGGCACGGGTGCGCGTATCGGGCCCGGCTGCATGAGATCTTCGTCGACCACGGCACCGTCGAACCGCAGGTCCTCGAGTTCGGCAGCCTCGAGGGAATCCTTGGCTGTGTCGCGGCCGATATGGGTGTGACCCTGCTGCCGGTGGGAGTGGTCACGGCTTCGCAGCGGGCCTCGTTGTTACGGATGCATCCGCTGCCGACATCACACGCCCGGGTTGAAACGGTGTTCATCCGTCGTGCGGATGCGGTTGTCTCACCGGCGATGTCACAGTTCCTGCGTCACTTACAACGCGCCGATGCGCCGGTGATGCTGCGCTCGGTCGCGCCCTGATCACTCGTAGCGCCCGTATCCGGTGATACCCGGGTCCTCGGCGGCCACGTAGGTCGACAAGCCCACACCGCGCCCCTCGCCGCCGCCGACGGTGGTCAGGGTGCCGTTGTCGTTGACGAGCACGATGTTGACGTGCTGACCCTTGGGACTCGGTTGGTCGTACAGCACCATGTCGCCGGGCTTTGGCGCGTAATCGGGGGTCTCGTAGCGCCCCGCGTCCTTGAGATACGCGGTCAGCGTCAGCACCCCGGGAATGCGCCAGTTTCCGGAATTGGGGTTGGAGAACGGCTTGCCGGACTCGCGCATCACCCAACTGGTGAAGTCGGCACACCACGGCTCGTCGTTGCCCTCGGAGTACTTGATCATCCCGGCCTGCGTGGCGTACTCCTGTTCCAGGATTCGTACCACAGCGGCGCGCCCGGGCGACAACGCTGAGGTGTCGACAACAGGAAATTCCGGGCTTGTGGTGCGGGAACGGTAGTAACCGAGGGCGCCGCCCGCCACCACCACAAGGGTCGTGACGAGTGCGACCAGTAGTAGGGCCCGGCGGATAGATCTGCGCATGCGATCCAGAGTACGGACGTTTGCCCGGTGGCCGGTTCTAGTCTTCGGCGTCCCACAGTCGTCGGTAGTAGGCCATGCGCTCAGGGTCGTGGGCCACCCCGTACGCCTCGAAGAACGTAGCGTCCCAGCCCTCGCCGTAGTTCCATTGCAGTGACCAGCTGGCGACCGCCAGGTCAGCCCAGCGATCGGCAACTCCCAGGTCGCCGAAGTCCACGTGCCCACACCATGTCCCGCCGTCATCGAGCAGGGTGTTGGGAGCGCAGGCATCGCCGTGACACACCACCAGGCGATCGATCGGCGGGTGCTCCACGAGCCCGCCCGGTGCCGAGATTCGCGCCACCCGGTCGGCGACCGACCAGCTGAACGGACACCTATCGACCGGCAGCCGGTCATGCAGCGCCCGCAGCCCGGACCCGATGGCGCGGACCGCGCGTCCGGGGTCCTCGACCCAGCGCGGCGCCACCGCACTATCGCCGCGGATTCCGGCGGTGTGCAGCCAGTGCAGCGAGCCCTCGGTGTTGACGTCCAGCACGGCGGGAACCGTCGTGTAGCGACCCGCCCAGGTGAGTTTCTCGGCCTCGGCGCGCAGGTCGATCGCGGGGTGCGGCGCCGTCACCTTCACGAATTCGCGGGCGATCCCGGTGCCGATTTGAAACGTGTGACCGCCGATTTCGTTGTCCCACACCGGCAGTATCGGTCGGCCGGAGGCGAGGCGGGCCACGATCTCGGGGATGTTCCCCGGTCCGGTCGGAATCGTCACCGGTCCAGTCTGCCCGTCGTGGGCTGGCGAGTAGCGTGCCGGAGGTGAACCTCAACGACTTTCAAGCGCTCTACGACTTGTCGGGCCGTACCGCCATCGTCACCGGCGGTACTCGGGGAATCGGCTATGCGATCGCCGAAGCCCTCGGTGCCTGCGGGGCATCGGTGGTGGTGTCGAGTCGCAAGGCAGACGCCTGCACCGCCGCGGCGAAGGAACTCCAGGACAAGGGATATCGGTCGCTCGGTGTGCCCGCCCATATGGGCGATCTCGGCGATATCGATGCCTTGGTGGCCAGCACGGTCGACGAGTTCGGGGGCGTCGACATCGTCGTCAACGCGGCGGCCAATCCGGTCGCGCAGCCCATGGGCAGCTACACCCCGGAGGCGCTGGGCAAGTCGTTCGACGTCAACGTGCGCGGGCCGGTGTTCCTGGTGCAGGCCGCGCTGCCGCATCTGAGCGCCAGCGAGCACGCGTCGGTGCTCAACGTGGTGTCCGTGGCGGCATTCCAGTACGTGCCGATGCTCTCGATGTACGCGGCGATGAAGGCCACGCTGATGTCGTTCACCCGGTCGATGGCCGCTGAGTACACCGGGCGCGGCATCCGGGTGAATGCACTGGCACCCGGCACCGTCGACACCTACATGCTCCAGCAGAACCCGCAGGAGATCATCGACGCGATGGCCGCGCAGTCCTTCATGGGCCGCGTGGCACACACCGACGAGATGATCGGCCCGGCTCTGTTGCTGCTGTCCGACGCCGGTTCCTTCATCACCGGGCAGGTGATCGTCGCCGACGGTGGTGGTGGCGTGCAGCGCTAGGAGGGTATCGAGTGTGCAAGCTGGACCTCCAGCGCTAGGCTCGTCACGTGGAGCCTGTCTATGGAACGGTGATCGGGCTTGCCCGCACCGTCTGGGCCATTCAGGGCCTGAAATTCACCGTCACCGGTGTTGAGAACCTGCCGACCGAGGGCGGCGCGGTGGTGGCGATCAACCACACCGGCTACATGGATTTCACCTTCGCCGGGCTGCCGGCGTTCCTTCAGAAGAAGGGGCGCAAGGTGCGGTTCATGGCGAAGAAGGAAACCTTCGACAACAAGATCACCGGCCCCATCATGCGGGGGTGTCGGCATATCTCGGTGGACCGCGTCGACGGTGCCGCCTCCTATAGCGAGGCGGTCGAGAAGCTCAAGGCGGGTGAACTCGTCGGGGTGTACCCGGAGGCGACCATCAGCCGCAGCTTCGAGATCAAGGAGTTCAAGAGCGGCGCCGCACGGATGGCGATCGAGGCCGGCGTGCCGATCGTCCCGCACATCATCTGGGGCGCTCAGCGCATCTGGACCAAGGGGCACCCCAAGAACCTTGGGCGCACCAATACGCCGATCTCGATCGCGGTGGGTGCACCCATCCCGCCGACGCTGCCCGTCTCGGAGCTCACCGCGCTGCTGCATGCCCGCATGCAGCACCTGCTGCTGGAGGTGCAGGACGATTACGGCCCGCACCCGGCCGGTGAGTACTGGGTGCCGCATCGGCTGGGTGGGTCCGCGCCGACCCTGGCCGAGGCCGCGCAGTGGGATGCTCAGGACGCTGCCGAGCGCAAGGCACAGCGCGCCGCGCGCGAGGCCGAAAAGCAGTCCCAAAAGGATGGGGCACAGAAAGAAAACTAGATGGAACCGGTTTACCGACTCCTCGAAATCACAGCCCGTACGGCGGTCTTCCTCACGGGGACGACGATCAGATATCGAGGTCTGGAGCAGGTCCCATCCAGCGGTGGCGCGGTCATAGCGATCAACCACACGAGTTACGTCGACTTCCTCCCCGCAGGTCTGGCGACAGTACGCGCGGGACGGAGGTTGCGGTTCATGCTCAAGGCAGAGATGCAAGAAGTCCCGGTCATGAACTTCCTGATCAAACACGCCAAGGCGATTCCCGTGGACCGCAGCGCGGGCCATGGCGCCTACGAGGCCGCGGTCGAGAGCCTGCGCGGTGGCGAGATCGTCGGGGTGTATCCGGAGGCGACCATCAGCCGCAGTTTCGAGATCAAGGAGTTCAAGAGCGGGGCAGCGCGGATGGCTGATGAGGCGGGAGTACCGATCGTGCCGCTCATCGTCTGGGGTGCCCAGCGCATCTGGACCAAGGATCATCCAAAAGATTTGGGCCACGCCAAGATTCCGGTGAATGTCGTGGTCGGCGCACCGCTGCGCAGCTCTGCGGATTTCGAGCGCACCACGGCCGAATTACACGACGCCATGGAGCAACTGCTCACCCAGGCGCAGCAGGACTATCCCGGTGAGCCGGGTGCGTACTGGTTGCCGAGGCGTTTGGGCGGTAGTGCTCCCACACCAGAGGAGGCCGCTGTGCTGGACCGTGCGGAACTGGCCGAACGTGCCCGTAAGAAGGCCCACAAGAAGACAGATCCGGGGCGCGCATGAACTCTCCCGCCCTGATCGCCTCCGATGTGGACGGGACGCTGATCGATTCCGATGAGGTCCTGTCCGCGCGTACCCGTGCGGTCATCACCGCCGCGGTCGAGTCCGGCGCGGGGTTCATCCTCGCCACCGGCCGTCCGCCTCGGTGGATCACCCCTATCGTCGACGCCCTCGGTTTCGCGCCGATCTCGGTGTGTGCCAATGGATCCGTTCTGTACGACGCGGACAGCGACCGGATCATCTCGGCGGCCACGCTCGGGGCGCAGGAGCTGGCCGTGCTCGCCGAGGTGGCGCAGGCGGCCATTCCGGGGGTCGGGCTTGCGGTGGAGCGGGTCGGCCGCAGCGCGCACGACGCGGCAACACCCCAGTTCGTCAGCTCACCCGGCTATGAACACGCCTGGCTGAACCCGGACAACACCGAGGTGTCCCTGGAGGATCTGCTGAGCTTTCCCGCGGTGAAGCTGTTGGTGCGCAAGGCCGGAGCCCACAGTTCGGAGATGGCCAAGGTCCTGGCGCCACTGGTGCGCGAGGCGGGTGCGGCCATCACCTATTCCACGGACAACGGGCTCATCGAGGTGATGCCGACCGGAATCAGCAAGGCCAGCGGTATCGCAGTAGTAGCGGAACGTGCTGGTGTGCAACCGGAATCGATCATCGCCTTCGGTGACATGCCCAACGACGTAGACATGCTGCGCTGGGCGGGGCATGGGGTGGCGATGGGCAACGCGCACCCGGATGCGCGTGCCGCCGCCAATGAGGTGACCGCCACCAACAACGACGACGGCGTGGCCAAGGTTCTCGAACGCTGGTGGGGCTGAGACGCTGCTTCTCGCGGAGCGCTAGCCTGCGGGTGCGAACTGTTCGACCGGGGGCGGTGGGGGAGGCGGAGCCGGTGCGGGCGGGGGAGGCGCCGCGGGAGCTGCCGGGGCAGAGAACTGCTCGGGCAAGGCATTCTGCGCCACCGGCGCCACCCCCAGGATCTCGCGGGTTTCTCCGTTGATCACGCTCGACACCCGGCCGCTGGCCCGGTCATAGATCAACGAGCCGTTCTGGAAGTTCTGCACGATGATGTTCGGTTCGCCAACCTCGTCGGTCACCGGCAGGCCCAGCGGTCCACGTTCGAAATCTGTTTCGGCCCAGGCGTGATAGATCGCGCCGACGACGGGGTGGGTACCGGTTCCGGGCGAGAAGTACATCGCGCCGTTGCGGAAGGTGGCAAAGCGTGCGTCGCCGAGCGCCTGCTGCTCGGTCGAGGTGGGTGCGCCGAGGGAACCGTCCGTGCTGCCGAGCCGCATCCAGGTGTCGTAGATGGCGCCGCCGCGCATCGCATCGACCAGATCGGGCGGATCGCCGTTGGCCGCGCCGGCAGCGATATCGCGCAACCGGGGCATCAGACGGTATGCGGCCTCACCGGGGCATTCGGTGTTACCGACGTCGCGGTGGGTGAAGATTGTTGGGAGCGTGACGACTTTCCCGCCGGGCACGGTGGTGAAGGGCCCGCCCTCGGAAGCCAGGTCCACTTGTCCGCGCGGATCCACCCCGGCGAGCCGCAGGCGCCAGCCCAGCATGCGACCGGCGGATTGCAGCATGGCGGGGGAGGGTTCGTCGCGGGTGAAGTCGCCGATCAGTGCGAGGCCCCAGCTGTGTTCGTTGAATCCGCCGGTGTGTGCGCCCTGCACATTGTTGGTGATACCGCCGAAGCGCCCCTCGAAGATCTGTCCGTACTTGTCCACCAGGACGTTGTAGGCGATGTCGCACCACTTGAGGGTTTTGGTGTGGTAGGCGTAGATGGCCCGGATGATCGCGGCGGAATCGTAGGGCGTGTAGTTGTTGCTTCCGGCGGTGTGGTGGACCACGCCCGCACGTACATCTCTGTTGTAAACCG
The nucleotide sequence above comes from Mycobacteroides saopaulense. Encoded proteins:
- a CDS encoding Cof-type HAD-IIB family hydrolase; protein product: MNSPALIASDVDGTLIDSDEVLSARTRAVITAAVESGAGFILATGRPPRWITPIVDALGFAPISVCANGSVLYDADSDRIISAATLGAQELAVLAEVAQAAIPGVGLAVERVGRSAHDAATPQFVSSPGYEHAWLNPDNTEVSLEDLLSFPAVKLLVRKAGAHSSEMAKVLAPLVREAGAAITYSTDNGLIEVMPTGISKASGIAVVAERAGVQPESIIAFGDMPNDVDMLRWAGHGVAMGNAHPDARAAANEVTATNNDDGVAKVLERWWG
- a CDS encoding lysophospholipid acyltransferase family protein, whose protein sequence is MEPVYRLLEITARTAVFLTGTTIRYRGLEQVPSSGGAVIAINHTSYVDFLPAGLATVRAGRRLRFMLKAEMQEVPVMNFLIKHAKAIPVDRSAGHGAYEAAVESLRGGEIVGVYPEATISRSFEIKEFKSGAARMADEAGVPIVPLIVWGAQRIWTKDHPKDLGHAKIPVNVVVGAPLRSSADFERTTAELHDAMEQLLTQAQQDYPGEPGAYWLPRRLGGSAPTPEEAAVLDRAELAERARKKAHKKTDPGRA
- a CDS encoding lysophospholipid acyltransferase family protein, coding for MEPVYGTVIGLARTVWAIQGLKFTVTGVENLPTEGGAVVAINHTGYMDFTFAGLPAFLQKKGRKVRFMAKKETFDNKITGPIMRGCRHISVDRVDGAASYSEAVEKLKAGELVGVYPEATISRSFEIKEFKSGAARMAIEAGVPIVPHIIWGAQRIWTKGHPKNLGRTNTPISIAVGAPIPPTLPVSELTALLHARMQHLLLEVQDDYGPHPAGEYWVPHRLGGSAPTLAEAAQWDAQDAAERKAQRAAREAEKQSQKDGAQKEN
- a CDS encoding CHAP domain-containing protein — protein: MRRSIRRALLLVALVTTLVVVAGGALGYYRSRTTSPEFPVVDTSALSPGRAAVVRILEQEYATQAGMIKYSEGNDEPWCADFTSWVMRESGKPFSNPNSGNWRIPGVLTLTAYLKDAGRYETPDYAPKPGDMVLYDQPSPKGQHVNIVLVNDNGTLTTVGGGEGRGVGLSTYVAAEDPGITGYGRYE
- a CDS encoding SDR family NAD(P)-dependent oxidoreductase, with product MNLNDFQALYDLSGRTAIVTGGTRGIGYAIAEALGACGASVVVSSRKADACTAAAKELQDKGYRSLGVPAHMGDLGDIDALVASTVDEFGGVDIVVNAAANPVAQPMGSYTPEALGKSFDVNVRGPVFLVQAALPHLSASEHASVLNVVSVAAFQYVPMLSMYAAMKATLMSFTRSMAAEYTGRGIRVNALAPGTVDTYMLQQNPQEIIDAMAAQSFMGRVAHTDEMIGPALLLLSDAGSFITGQVIVADGGGGVQR
- a CDS encoding aminoglycoside 3'-phosphotransferase; translated protein: MTIPTGPGNIPEIVARLASGRPILPVWDNEIGGHTFQIGTGIAREFVKVTAPHPAIDLRAEAEKLTWAGRYTTVPAVLDVNTEGSLHWLHTAGIRGDSAVAPRWVEDPGRAVRAIGSGLRALHDRLPVDRCPFSWSVADRVARISAPGGLVEHPPIDRLVVCHGDACAPNTLLDDGGTWCGHVDFGDLGVADRWADLAVASWSLQWNYGEGWDATFFEAYGVAHDPERMAYYRRLWDAED
- a CDS encoding LysR family transcriptional regulator, translated to MELSDITHFLAVAEAGGISHASKRLHTVQSNVSAHIKALEDELGVELFRRHARGVTLTNAGEAFLPYAERIRALLREAAQVVGDEAEPTGTLAIGSMETTAGLRLPGILAAYAAACPRVDFTLSTGTTAELTDMVIDHRLDGGFVCGPVEHGSLTTDLAFVEELALVTAQRHTDIRDVLGTLGRMLVFRHGCAYRARLHEIFVDHGTVEPQVLEFGSLEGILGCVAADMGVTLLPVGVVTASQRASLLRMHPLPTSHARVETVFIRRADAVVSPAMSQFLRHLQRADAPVMLRSVAP
- a CDS encoding N-acetylmuramoyl-L-alanine amidase yields the protein MPVKRQLALAVAATATVMTVSVVDHIKSEQAEETAITSQSLQNAATHDVLTAEVGLPGPNTPATVHDIQQADSFSLVAVRGEDLASVDVSVRAQQTDGSWGRWYELDPVESGDPTAEHKGIPAATEPVFVGSTHSAQIAVQPKYGTNVKPPQAEGGRTPADPGLGYRPASIEQPLTTGLDAILISPKLAPPDGARFEERWSAPVALPQAGPRIITRAQWGANESDRCPAVYNRDVRAGVVHHTAGSNNYTPYDSAAIIRAIYAYHTKTLKWCDIAYNVLVDKYGQIFEGRFGGITNNVQGAHTGGFNEHSWGLALIGDFTRDEPSPAMLQSAGRMLGWRLRLAGVDPRGQVDLASEGGPFTTVPGGKVVTLPTIFTHRDVGNTECPGEAAYRLMPRLRDIAAGAANGDPPDLVDAMRGGAIYDTWMRLGSTDGSLGAPTSTEQQALGDARFATFRNGAMYFSPGTGTHPVVGAIYHAWAETDFERGPLGLPVTDEVGEPNIIVQNFQNGSLIYDRASGRVSSVINGETREILGVAPVAQNALPEQFSAPAAPAAPPPPAPAPPPPPPPVEQFAPAG